A DNA window from Amycolatopsis sp. DSM 110486 contains the following coding sequences:
- a CDS encoding alpha/beta hydrolase, producing the protein MRNEESGRRGHRILRTALVLIAVVVLGAGGYAGYVVVRAGRPVTLPAPTGSYPVGRTGLEWTDATRTDPLAPAPAGRRELAVSLWYPAAPGSRARPADYTPGAWAQLHLPGPVGLAETDFADVHDHALADAPVAPGRFPVVVLEPGLGFAAPQYTTLAEGLASDGYLVAGVTPTYSANLTVLHGRPVHATAAGNPSSFNGPDLHAGAAQADGDRLVAVWAADARFAADKTIALDSTHLFAGHVEHDLVSYVGHSFGGAASLEACRTDTRCAGAVDLDGTPYGAVVHTGLAKPHLLLASGDLCLAATCPSAPADPAVHELLATGGPAWCYRIDGARHFDFSDYDAYYLAAPLRAQLALGDLDGTEVLTITGAYVTAFLDHTVHARAEPLLQTGNTEFPQVKAQRHPA; encoded by the coding sequence GTGCGAAACGAGGAAAGCGGCCGGCGCGGACACCGGATCCTCAGAACGGCCCTCGTCCTGATCGCCGTCGTGGTACTGGGCGCCGGAGGGTACGCCGGATACGTCGTGGTCCGCGCCGGCCGGCCGGTGACGCTGCCGGCACCGACCGGCTCGTACCCCGTCGGCCGGACCGGTCTCGAGTGGACGGACGCGACCCGCACCGACCCGCTCGCCCCCGCTCCGGCGGGACGTCGTGAGCTCGCTGTCTCGCTCTGGTATCCCGCCGCGCCCGGCAGCCGCGCCCGCCCCGCGGACTACACGCCGGGAGCCTGGGCCCAGCTGCACCTGCCCGGCCCGGTCGGCCTCGCCGAAACGGACTTCGCCGACGTACACGACCACGCGCTCGCCGACGCCCCGGTGGCGCCCGGCCGGTTCCCCGTCGTGGTTCTCGAGCCCGGCCTCGGATTCGCGGCGCCGCAGTACACCACGCTGGCCGAGGGTCTGGCGAGCGACGGTTACCTCGTCGCCGGCGTCACGCCCACCTACAGCGCGAATCTGACCGTGCTGCACGGCCGGCCCGTCCACGCCACCGCTGCCGGAAACCCGTCCTCGTTCAACGGCCCGGACCTGCACGCCGGCGCGGCCCAGGCCGACGGCGACCGGCTCGTCGCCGTGTGGGCCGCCGACGCCCGATTCGCCGCCGACAAGACGATCGCGCTCGACAGCACCCACCTCTTCGCCGGACATGTGGAGCACGACCTCGTGTCCTACGTCGGCCACTCCTTCGGCGGCGCCGCCTCGCTCGAAGCCTGCCGCACCGACACGCGCTGCGCCGGAGCCGTCGATCTCGACGGCACGCCCTACGGCGCCGTCGTCCACACCGGACTCGCCAAACCGCACCTGCTTCTCGCCTCCGGCGACTTGTGCCTCGCCGCGACCTGCCCGTCGGCGCCCGCCGACCCGGCCGTCCACGAACTGCTGGCGACAGGCGGGCCGGCGTGGTGCTACCGGATCGACGGCGCCCGCCACTTCGACTTCAGCGACTACGACGCCTACTACCTCGCCGCTCCCCTCCGAGCCCAGCTCGCCCTCGGCGACCTGGACGGCACCGAAGTCCTGACGATCACGGGTGCCTACGTGACCGCGTTCCTCGACCACACCGTCCACGCACGCGCGGAACCGCTTCTCCAGACAGGCAACACCGAATTCCCTCAGGTGAAAGCACAACGGCACCCCGCCTGA
- the efeO gene encoding iron uptake system protein EfeO encodes MAKTARTGLVLSAGATLAALVSACGGAPPSAANGTPAGPITVTASDSACQVSATSAPAGNLTFQIANHGTKVTEFYLYGAGDRIMGEVENIAPGLTRRLIVEVADGGTYQTACKPGMAGAGIRGPFTVTGGAAKGTDANAQLAEAARGYARYVASQTGAFADETRKFAAVIKAKDVAAAKSQYARTRIYYERIEPVAAKFGDLDPAIDVREADLQPGQRFTGFHRLEKDLWVTGLQPDSAAIADRLVADVTALGQKASALQLSALDLANGAKSLLDEVATGKITGEEEAFSHTDLSDFQANVDGSQGAIQALRPVLAQRNPALVSTLDARFAAVQTLLDAQRTGDTFKLYTDLTQDQIKKFAASVDALSEPLSKVAEVVAH; translated from the coding sequence ATGGCGAAGACCGCACGAACCGGCCTGGTGCTGAGCGCGGGCGCGACCCTGGCCGCCCTCGTCTCGGCGTGCGGGGGCGCACCGCCCTCCGCGGCGAACGGCACTCCGGCCGGACCGATCACGGTCACCGCCTCGGACTCCGCGTGCCAGGTGTCGGCGACGAGCGCGCCGGCGGGGAACCTGACGTTCCAGATCGCCAACCACGGAACCAAGGTCACCGAGTTCTACCTCTACGGTGCCGGCGACCGGATCATGGGTGAGGTGGAGAACATCGCGCCCGGGCTGACCCGGCGCCTGATCGTGGAGGTCGCCGACGGCGGCACGTACCAGACGGCCTGCAAGCCCGGGATGGCCGGCGCCGGCATCCGCGGCCCGTTCACCGTCACGGGCGGTGCGGCCAAGGGCACCGACGCCAACGCCCAGCTCGCCGAGGCCGCGCGCGGCTACGCCCGCTACGTCGCCTCGCAAACCGGCGCGTTCGCCGACGAAACCCGCAAGTTCGCCGCGGTGATCAAGGCGAAGGACGTCGCCGCCGCGAAGTCGCAGTACGCCCGGACGCGTATTTACTACGAGCGGATCGAACCGGTCGCGGCCAAGTTCGGCGATCTCGACCCGGCCATCGACGTACGCGAGGCCGACCTCCAGCCGGGGCAGAGGTTCACGGGCTTCCACCGCCTGGAGAAGGACCTGTGGGTCACCGGCCTGCAGCCGGACTCCGCCGCCATCGCCGACCGGCTCGTCGCCGACGTCACCGCGCTCGGACAGAAAGCGTCCGCATTGCAGCTGAGCGCGCTGGATCTGGCCAACGGGGCCAAGAGCCTGCTCGACGAGGTCGCGACGGGCAAGATCACCGGCGAGGAAGAAGCCTTCTCCCACACCGACCTATCCGACTTCCAAGCCAATGTGGACGGTTCCCAGGGCGCCATCCAGGCACTGCGTCCGGTCCTGGCGCAGCGCAACCCCGCGCTGGTGTCCACACTCGACGCCCGGTTCGCGGCCGTGCAGACCCTGCTGGACGCCCAGCGCACCGGGGACACGTTCAAGCTCTACACCGACCTGACCCAAGACCAGATCAAGAAGTTCGCGGCCTCGGTGGACGCCTTGTCCGAGCCGCTGAGCAAGGTCGCGGAGGTCGTCGCCCACTAG
- the efeU gene encoding iron uptake transporter permease EfeU: MLFSSLLIGMREGLEAALVVSILVAFLVKTDRRAALRWVWPGVAAAVLLSVAVGAVLTYTTANLTFEHQELVGGLLSIVAVAFVTVMIFWMRTAARHISAELRGKMENALKLGPAAIVLVSFLSVGREGLETSVFFYASVQTARGDTALPLLGFTVGIVLAVALAWLLYRGALRFDLGKFFKVTGVLLVFVAAGVLGYGLHDLQEGAFLPGLSTLAFDASAVVPETSWYGALLKGIFNYSQQTTVLQAIAWVAYVAIVLPLFLRPARDKSATTTTTQPAAARDLKE; encoded by the coding sequence GTGTTGTTCTCCAGCCTCTTGATCGGGATGCGCGAGGGGCTCGAGGCGGCACTCGTCGTGAGCATCCTGGTGGCGTTCCTGGTCAAGACCGACCGGCGTGCGGCGCTGCGCTGGGTGTGGCCCGGCGTCGCCGCGGCGGTGCTGCTGTCGGTGGCCGTGGGCGCGGTGCTCACCTACACCACGGCGAACCTGACCTTCGAGCACCAGGAACTGGTCGGTGGCCTGCTGTCGATCGTGGCGGTCGCGTTCGTCACGGTGATGATCTTCTGGATGCGCACGGCCGCCCGGCACATTTCGGCCGAATTGCGCGGGAAGATGGAGAACGCGCTGAAGCTGGGGCCGGCGGCCATCGTGCTCGTCTCGTTCCTGTCGGTCGGGCGCGAAGGCCTGGAAACGTCGGTCTTCTTCTACGCGTCGGTGCAGACCGCGCGCGGCGACACCGCCTTGCCGCTGCTGGGTTTCACGGTCGGGATCGTGCTCGCGGTGGCGCTGGCCTGGCTGCTCTACCGTGGGGCGCTGCGGTTCGACCTGGGCAAGTTCTTCAAGGTCACCGGGGTCCTGCTGGTGTTCGTGGCGGCCGGGGTTCTGGGCTACGGGCTGCACGACCTGCAGGAGGGGGCTTTCCTGCCCGGGCTGTCCACGCTGGCGTTCGACGCCTCGGCCGTGGTGCCGGAGACCTCGTGGTACGGCGCGTTGCTCAAAGGCATCTTCAACTACTCCCAGCAGACCACGGTTCTGCAGGCGATCGCGTGGGTGGCCTACGTCGCGATCGTCCTGCCGCTGTTCCTGCGCCCCGCGCGCGACAAGTCCGCCACCACGACGACCACCCAGCCGGCCGCGGCCCGCGACCTGAAGGAGTGA